The sequence TACTCAAGCTAACCCAGAATCCTTTTTTGCAAGAAACAATCTTAAAGTCCTAGCACTTTACCTTACCTCTAAAGGTAAAAATATTGAAAAGGGGTTTAGGATAAAAAACAAGATATTATTAGCCTTCTTAAATCGAAAAGATAAAGGTATTGTAGGGTGCAATTTCTCTGCTTTTAAATCGGATCTGGTGTTAGTGAACGGGTTCGACAATACTTATGAGGCTGCAAGCATTGGAGAAGATACCGACATCGAATTTAGAATGCGTGGGGTTGGTATCAAGGTAAAAAATGTTTTTTACCAAGCAAACATTCTACATTTAATGCACAAAGAACTGCCTAGAACTCAAGCAGTATTAGATATTTTTGAAGTTACTAAAAAAACGCAACAATATATTGCTTTAAATGGTTTAGAACAGGCATACAATGAAAACTAGTCGTCCATCTCTTTCAATAATGGCTCGAAAAAAAGACCCTAAGATACACACATCTATACAACTAGTCTTATTTTGCCTATTAGGTATCTCTATTTTCACCTTTAAAGGCGGGCTGTACCTTTTTCCTATTTTGATAGTATTGACCTATTTATACTTTAAGAATTTTAGCTACCTTTACTCCGATATAGAACTGTCTGGAGTGGCTAAACTTTTAGTCACTCTAATTATCACTGGATCTATCACTAGCTTTTTATCTAATGAAGGGGTGACTAGTACAATCGATTTTTTTAGAAAAGCGACCCCTCTATTCGCTATCCCTGTCTCATTCTATTTTTTTAAATTCAAGAGCTTTAGGCGTTTTTTTGCTTATAGTATGGTCCTTGGCCTTCTGGTCGCATTAAGCTATTCGCTTATGAATTTTCTACAAGGAAAATCTATATCTCGGCTAGATAGCTTTTGGGATGTAGGCCGATGGGGTGAAATATTATCCTATACCTTCATATTACTTTTGCCTCAAGCATTCAAAAAGGACTCGAGAGAACCCGCCTACCTCGTCAGGCCATTATTATTCACTTTAATAGTTTACATTGTACTTTCAGGCAGTCGAGCTCCAATACTAGTTATTACATTGACTACTGCTTTCTATTTTATGTTTTATAACCAAAAATATTTAGTACGAACCATTGTCATAATTTCCTTTGCTGCAACGTTTTTACATTTCACATTTCCAGATAAAATAAAACCTTATGAAGATAGAGTGGTTTCTATTTTTAATGTACAAGATGAACACTCTAATATCGCACGCCTAAAAATGTGGGAAGAAGCAGCTATTTTTGCTAAAAAAATCTAGTCGAAGATCCCCGAGCATTCATTTTTGGAGTCGGTATAAACGAGAATGGAGCAGAGTTTGAGAAACACCTTTCTTCCGAAAATAAACTTAAAAGGCTATATAAAGAAACGAATAACCAGTTCTCTGTAAGAGATCACCACAATGCATTTTGGAATTTGATGAATCGTATGGGGCTTATTTATACCGGGTTATTTTTCATTACCATTTTCTACATGTTGAAATTAAGCCTGAAGAAGTCTAGAGCACAAAATACCGCATTGCACCAGTCTGCTTTTTTGCTTGTATTAGCCTATTGCATTTTTGGTGTTTTTTATAGTAACCAGCTTAGCTACCAAACCTATGTAATGATGATTTTATGGAGTTTTGCGATCACTTACACGTCAGCACCGCTAGAAGAAAGGCTGAAAGATGGCATTAGCGATGGCTAATCCTTGCGCCGCTAAAATAAAAGCTATTTTATTCTTATTACAAAATAGCTGATAACGTTTTATCTAAAGCGCCTCTGTTTTGTTCAACTACCTTTAAAGCAGCACTACCCATTTTTGCTACTGCTTTCGGGTTTGTGAATAAATCTGAAAGCGTCGACAACAATGCTTCTTCGTGTGCAACGACGATCGCACCATTTACCAGGGTCAGTTGTTTGGTTATATCGGAAAAATTATAATAGCTTGGGCCAGTCACAATCGGCTTACCCAAAGCTGCTGGCTCTAACAAGTTATGCCCTCCAACTTTATCACCTAATAAACTCCCGCCCATAAAACAAATATCACTTGCGGCAATAAGCGTCATCATCTCACCCATCGTATCACCAATATAGATTTGACTACTTTCCGCTGATGCTTTTTCATCGGTTCTTAATACTGTGTTAAACCCTTGATTCGCGCAGAGTTTGGCTACCGACGCAAAGCGTTCTGGGTGTCGAGGCACTAATACAAGCAAGGCTTTAGGAAATGTAACCAGTAACTTTCGATGTACCGAGATAAGTTGTTCATCTTCGCCTTGATGAGTGCTTGCTGCAATCCATATAGACCTATGTTTACCTAACTTTTCACGCAAAGATGCGCCACTGTGAATAATAGAGCCATCCATCTCGATATCAAACTTAAGGGAGCCGGTGACACTCACTTTATTGCGCTCAACACCTAAACGAATGAAGCGTTCTGCATCATCTTGATGCTGACATAGAATATGGGTTAACTCGTTGGCTAGTAAGTCAAAGACACGTTGAACCTTCGCATAACTTTGGCAAGAACGTTCGGATAGGCGAGCATTCATTACCGTGATAGGAATATTAGCCTTTGCTACTGTATGAAGCGTATTTGGCCAGAGCTCTGTTTCCATAATCAATAACTGGCTTGGCTTTAGTGCCTTTAAAAAACCCTTGATTGCAAATGGAAAATCTATTGGCATATAACGATGCTCGACTAATTCACCGAGCTTAGCAACCTGATCTGCTCCTGTTGGCGTTGTAGTAGTGACCACGATGGATTGTTCAGGGTGGCGTTGTTTAATCGCTTTAATTAGAGGTGTCGCCGCAATCGCCTCCCCTACAGAAACCGCGTGTATCCATATGGGCTCGGATTGCATAGATAGCTTAGGAGTCACACCAAAGTGTTCTTTCCAACGATGCCCCACTGAGGGCTTACCTTCCTTCTTTTTATACAACCCAAACAATAAAAAAGGTGCGGCTAATGCCAGCAGTATTGTGTAACACAGCCGTATAAACATTCTTTAGTCTCGTTTTTTCACTAGATCTTCTTTATTAATATGAGTCCATTTGCCACGGGGTTTATCTATATATTGAAAGTACTCGTTAGTAAACGTGCCTTGAATACAAACAAATTTACGATCTCTTGAATTAACATCATCTCTATCACGAAATAACTCATCAAAGACCCCTGGGCCGGTACTGAAGTATACGCCCATTTTAGGATCGTAGTGATTAACATTATATACGACTTGCTCTATCGCTTTTTGCAAGTCGTTATTACTAGGTAAAGACGCAATGAAATAATTGGTAAATCGAGTATTTTTACTGATCTTAATATAAAGAGCATCATCTTCGTTACCCAACAGTTTATCTAAAGGCCATACAAGGGTTGCGTCAATATCCATATAAACTCCACCTTGCTGATTCAAGACAACCAATCGCCATAAATCGGCTTGAGCTGCACCATTTGTAAGGCGAGAATACGCATCATAGACCTCAGGTAACGCATTCTCTTTCATATAATCATCACGAGCTTCTGTACTGACATAGTTATAGTCACAGTTAAGTGACATTAACCTATTAAACAAGTAGTTAAGGTAGACTGGCAAGGAACATTTGTTGGTAAAGTTAGTTTGCCAAATAGTACGAGGAATACGTCGTTCACCAGAAAGGCGTATTTTGGCTGGTGAATGTGCGGGTATGGTAAATCGATATTTTGGTAGAACAAAATGAAAAGGATACGACAGTATTTTAAAAATATTTCCTGTTAAACGAATAAGACGATTACAAACAAGAATAGGGAAGTCGTTCATTAGTTCTCTCTTTATCTAAATTAGTTATTTATTCTAAATACTTAACATCAAGAATGTCGTTTTGCCGAATAGCGACCAGTATAACAAGGTACCCGCTTATCAGGCTAGCTTGATAAGCGGGTACCTAGAGGCAAAGCACTCACTTTCTCCCATAACCAGAAAAAAGCGCCCCCCAATCTGATTCAGACCACTTTATGCTGCGCTTGCCTACCTCTTTAACAAAAGAGCGTTTTAAGCGGCTCAAATTATCCGCTTTCCAGTTGTCACCTTGTTCAACACAGCATTTGTCAAAATCGATTATCCAAACCTTATCTGTGTCGTCTACCAATATATTGTGAATATTCAAATCCGTATGATTAACTTGTGTATCGTGCATCTTTTTAATTTCTTTACCTATTTCATGATAAAGAGAGTCAGAAATCGTACGCTGTTGCAATATAGAAACAAGATCACGGGCATTTTCTATCTTTTCACTTAATAGGTCTGCCTGGTAACTAAAGTGGCTTTTATAGGCTCTGGCAGCGATTGGCCTCGGCACGTTGACGCCTGCTTGTATTAATTTGAGAAGCAATTGAAATTCTTGATAGCTACGAGTTTTATCCCACCCTGTAAATATATAGTGGTCTTTAACTAGCTTTCCAAACAAGCCGCCCCGACGATAATGCCTAAGAGCCGCAGGAATAGTTTCGGTTTGAACAAACCACGTTGTCCCCCTGCCTTGTGCAGAACCAAGCACGTTGCCCGAATTTTCCCAGAATTTAGGGTCGAAAATCGATTCTGGCGATTCATTTAGCAACATTTCATCGTACCAAATGCGCTCATTTCTCTTTTTTATCGTTTTCAATTGCTCATTCCATCTATCACCAGCGACTTGTACCATTTTACATTTATCCGCCCTGACTGCATAATTCTTAGCAATCAAATAAATAGCGAACTCTTTTCATGGCTCTGTTTTCATCTGCTCCTCATTCAATTTGCGTCCTCAGGCTATCGGCAATCGGTGACGTGTGTAATACCGTGGCGGCAGTGCAAGCAATCCAGCGAGAATGGCCAACCACCAAAATCACATGGATTACAGGCAAACTCGAAGCGCAGCTAATCCAAGATCTGAATGGGATTGAAGTGGTCGTTTTTGACAAAAAACAAGGATGGAAGGCCTACACAACACTTTGGAAAAGCCTTAAAGGTCAACGCTTTGATGCGTTACTTCATATGCAATATGCGATCAGGGCAAGTATTGCTACTCTAGGAATAAAAGCAAAATATAAGCTCGGCTTTGATGCCATTCGCAGCCAAGATTTTCAGACGTGGTTTACTAATGTTCGCGTTCCTTCCCCAAACAAAACTCATGTTCTTGATGGGTTACTCGCTTTCTGTACAGAATTGGGAGTTCAAGATATTACACCGAAATGGTCCATCGACTACTCGGAATCTGACGGGGAATGGGCCAAAAATCAACTCTCCACTCAAACAAGAAATGTTGTCATTGTTCCTGCGGCAAGTAAGGCGTATAAAAACTGGCACGCCGAAGGCTACATTCACGTTATTAAACACGCACAATCGTTAGGGTGGAATGTCTTACTCGCCGGCAGCCCTGCTCAAATTGAGTTAGATCTCGCCCAACAGATTGAACAAGCTCTTGAGAAACCTGTTACCAATCTTGTGGGTAAAAGCAGCCTAAAAGAGATGCTGGCCTTGCTTGATTATGCGGACCTTGTCATTGCACCAGACACAGGCCCAGCTCATATGGCGAACGCGATGAACACACCAGTACTCGGCCTTTACGCACACCATAACCCAGAGAGAACCGGACCATACCAATACACTCAATATGTTGTGTCGGCTTATGAAGAAGCAATTAAAGATGAAACAGGAAAGACACCCCAAGAGCTAGATTGGAGAGCAAGAGTAAAAGACAAACAGGCAATGAATCGTATCCAACCAGAAAGTGTTACTGCCATGTTCGACAAACTCGTTAACGACTATTCATTATCCATCAACCTTAAGTCAGAATCAGAGGTATCGCAGTGAGCAAACCAACTTTAGCCGTTGCTTTAATCGTTAAAAACGAATCTCAACACCTAAAATCGTGTTTAGATACCGTCAAAGATTGGGTAGATGAAATTGTGATTCTAGATTCTGGGAGCAGCGATGACACCGAAGCGGTTGCCAGACAGTATACTGATAAGTTTTATGTCAACGAAAAGTGGCCGGGATTTGGCCCACAACGTCGGCTCGCTCAATCTTATGTTGAATCAGATTTTGTACTTTGGCTCGATGCGGACGAAAGAGTCACAACAGAGCTAAAAGAGAGCATCTTAAGTGCTGTAGAAGAGAACAAAGCCAACACTATTTATCAATTCCCTCGCCTTAGTTGGGTGTTTGGTCGATATATCCGCCATTGTGGTTGGTACCCTGACCGCGTGTTGCGTTTATACCCAACCGCATTAACTCAATACAATGATGCGCTCGTACATGAGAAAGTTGAAGTATCTAGTTCAATGACAATAGCGAACCTGAAAGGTGACGCTATTCATTACACCTACAACGATATGCGTCATTATCTAGTTAAATCAGCAGGATACGCAGAGGCGTGGGCAGAGCAACGACAAAAGAAAGGCAAGAAAAGCAGCCTTTCTCAAGGCATTATTCACGCCATTACCTGCTTTTTAAAAATGTACGTCATTAAGGCGGGCTTTCTTGATGGCAAGCAAGGGTTTCTATTGTCCTTGCTATCTGCACACTCTACCTTCGTAAAATATGCAGATTTATGGATTAAGACAAGTACTGAGAAGCCCAAGGATTAATCTCTTTTAGGGCTGTATTAATGTCAATACGGCTCATATCAACCTGATTTTCCTTATCAGAGGCCTCTGGAGGACAAAAGGCTAAGTGTCTTCCTTCAGAGTTTAACGGTTTCCAGCGTAAAGGTGTTGCTGAACGTTTTCTTGGGAAAAAACCGACAGTAGGGACATCTATCGCTGCGGCAATATGTAAAGGCCCTGTAGAGCCGGCAACAAACAGATCGGCACAAGCAATAGAGCGAGAAAAGTCTACCAACCCTTCGTTTTTATCATACACAACAGAAGACTTACCGCTTTTTTCGAGCAATTGTTTTAGCTCTTCAGCCTTTTCTTCTTCACCCGGTCCTGCGGTCAACACTACTTCATTTTCTTTATCTATTCCGGCAATGAGATCCGCATATTGTTGTAAAGAAAGATTATTTGCGGAGCCGCCACTGCCTGCATGAACAAAAAGCCACGGTTTATCCGAATTTAAGGATAATTGCGTTGCCAGTTTTTGTTTCTGAATTTTCAGCTCTTCAGATTTAAAGCTCAAATACGGGGTGTTAGGCTCTACAACACGTTGACCAATATCATTCAGGAACGCACGGACTAAATCTAGATTGTACTCAAATTCAGGCTTTGCCGACTGAGAACGTTTTTGCTTTATTCTTTTATTATAAAAAATCTGCGCAAACTTTGTCGCGGGCGCTAACCTAAATGGTATCTTCGCTTTCCAAACCAGCAAGGCGTTATAGGTGGTTGAGAACAAATTGATTGAGGCATCAAACTGACTGTCTTTAAGTTCTTTCGCCAGTTGCTGTTGCTTTGCTTTCGAGCCTTTTTCAGTCGGATCAACAAGAACCGCATCTATCCATGGGCACAGTTTCGCAAGTTGAATCGTATATTTAGGCACCAGCGCCGTGATATGACTATCAGGCATCGATTTTTTAAGCATGGCAAAGCTAGGCCATGCCAGCATAAAGTCACCAATTTTGTCATTGCGAACTACAAGAATTTTCTTCATTTACTGTACCCAAAACCTGATGGACTAGACCTTAATGTATATCTAGTCACATCATACCTAGATGAATAGGTAATTTTGAGGTTTTTTGCTAAAATTTGGCAAGATAATTCACGCACTCAACCGAGAATAAACCTGTGACAGAAAAAAGAATAACTAAAGTCCTGTATCCAGGAACATTTGATCCTATTACTAATGGGCATCTTGATTTAATTGAACGCGCCGCACTTATGTTTGATGAAGTCTTAATTGCTGTCGCCTCTAGCCCATCCAAGAACACCATGTTTTCCTTGGAGAAAAGAGTTGAATTAGCGGTTGAGGTAACCTCTCATATTCCTAACGTAACGGCAAAAGGCTTTTCAGGACTTCTGGTTAATTTTGCTAAATCAGAAGACTCTAACCTGTTGATTCGAGGTTTAAGAACCACCGTAGACTTTGAATATGAATTTGGCTTAACCAACATGTATCGACGTTTATCGCCAGGGTTAGAAAGTGTCTTCTTAACGCCTTCGGAACAATACGCCTTTATTTCTTCAACAATTGTCCGTGAAACCGCCATACATGGTGGCGATGTTGCTCAGTTTGTCCCACCAGCGGTCAATACCGCCTTAATAGAATTGACTAAAAACACCTCGACACTCCAGTGAAAACGTTATCTCCACGAAAGTGGAGACCTAAATTTATCCAGATTCCCTCCTTCGAGGGAATGACGAAGAGTGAGGAAATGACGAGGGGTGAAGGAATGACATAGGGGAGCGGAATGTCGAGGCTGCGTGCGAAGTACGCAGAAATGCTAGGAAACCATAGAAATATAAAAATGATATATTGTCATCGCTGCTTGCGCTGGCACTTTTCACAAAAATAGCTATTTCTTTGCCCTATTTTCAATTGTTGAATACTTTCACCACAAATAGGACAAGGCTCTCCAGCCTTACCATATACACGCAGTTCCTGCGCAAAATAACCAGGCTTACCATCCGCTTGACTAAAGTCTTTTAACGTTGTGCCACCTTGCTTAATCGCGGTAGCAAGCACTTGCTTAATTACTTCTACCAATTTATTCCACTTACTGCTTTTTAGTTTTCCCGCAGCCGTTTCTGGGTGAATTTTTGCTAAAAATAGTGCTTCGTTCGCATAGATATTGCCAACACCAACCACAACTTTATTATCCATAATAAATTGCTTCATAGAAACGCGCTTTCCTTGCGCCTTTTCTAACATATAGTCAGCATTGAAACTCTCTTCTAGAGGTTCTGGGCCAAGGTGTTTGAATAGCTCATGCTCTTGTTCTTTATCTTGCCAAAGCCAAGCACCAAACCTTCTTGGGTCGTTATAGCGCAGTATGGTTCCATCGGTTAAAAGCAGATCCACATGATCGTGTTTACTGGGTTCATGACCTTCGTGTAATACTCGTAATGACCCAGACATCCCCAAATGAACAATAATGCTCCCTTTCTCTGTTTTTAATAGAAGGTATTTTGCTCGGCGTTGAATACTTAAAATCACTTGCCCACTAAGCTGGCTGAGTTCTTCTGGGATCATCCAACGAAGTTTAGGCTGACGAATAATGATTTTTTTTATGGTTTTGCCAGACAAATGGGGCGTAATACCCATTCGGCTAACTTCAACTTCTGGGAGTTCAGGCATAGAGAATAGATGGCCAACTAGATAATTTATAGATAAGGGAAAAGGTAGTCTTCTTCAACCGAAACCGCAATCCATTTTTCTTCCCAGCTTTTCATAAGCCAGAATTGAGGTGTTTGGTAATAGGTCACTCTTTGCGGTTCTTCCTTGTCTACATACCAAATTTCTAGCGTATTAGCTTTTGGTAGCTGTTCTTTTAATTGTGCGAATGTATTGTCATCCACTTCTGTACCTGCAAGCAGATGCCACCTTTGCACAAGTTCAAGGGGGAAATTGAGAGATCTTTATTGGCAACCCATGCAAGGTTATCTCTTTGAATAGACAAAGTGGAAAAGTGCATTTCTTTGATATCGGATTGAGGATCCATCACATAGGGATAAACACTTTGCTCTGGTTCCATGAAGTTGTTCTTAATGATTGTCGGCAAGTTAAGTACCAACATAAAAGCGATAACAGCAAAAATAAGAACGTTGTTCCAGCCACGGCGGGACATTTTTTTCATGGAAGAATACCTAACAACACGATAAACAGTACGTATCAATAATTTAGCAACTAATGGCCTAAACTGCTAGGGGAAGCTTGAGCACTCGCTTTTTTAACCTTTAAAAAACAAAAAACCCAGCTACAAGAGCTGGGTTTTTATTGAAACTGTCAATCAATTACTTGATTTTTGCTTCTTTGTACATAACGTGCTTACGAACAACTGGATCAAATTTCTTGATCTCAAATTTGCCCGGCATGTTACGTTTGTTTTTATCAGTGGTATAGAAGTGTCCTGTACCAGCTGAAGAAACAAGTTTAATCTTCTCACGAATGCCTTTAGCCATCGTTCAATTCCTCTTAAACGTTCTCGCCACGAGCACGGATATCAACAAGAACAGCATCAATGCCTTTCTTATCGATAATACGCATACCCTTAGCAGTTAGACGTAGTTTAACAAAGCGTTTTTCGCTCTCTACCCAGAAACGATGCGTTTGTAGGTTCGGCAGAAAACGACGCTTAGTAGCATTTCGTGCGTGTGAACGGTTATTACCCGTTACTGGACGCTTACCAGTTACTTGGCATACTCGGGACATTTAAGTCTCTCCAAAATCGTTTCAGCTCGATATCAACCTTGGTGGCCGAACCTCTCTACATCTACTATTAAGTAAAGAATTGAGGTTAAAAACCGTTATGGAAATCCATACAAGGCTATCAAAGGTCGCGCATTATACTAACTTGAAGTACATTGCTCAAGACCTGAATAGATCCTTTTGCAGGATTTTGTGATCTTTTTTTGAGCAGAGCTGATTTGTGTTCAAAAAATAGTGCGCGAATCATAGCAGAAAAATTGAAAAAGATAAGTGTTTTTTTGCTTTTCCTAAAATAAGATTATGATTACGATTACAAAAGGCCGAAGCCTTATAAATTATCAAAAATTAATCACTCTTTCAGAATAAACGATTATCGAAACCCCATAAAATAGCGAATGCTAAAGACAAGCTATCCTGAATGTAGGTAAACTCGTTGAACAATGTGCAATAATCTCTAGTAAATGAAGAATGAGGCTAGTTATGTATCAAGATTTAATAAAGAACGAGCTAAAAGAAGCGGCTGATGTTCTGAACACTTTTTTAAGTGATGAGAACAATATCAAGCAAATTGAAGCCGCGGCTAAAATGATAGCGGATTCATTTAAACAAGACGGAAAGGTTTTATCTTGTGGTAACGGTGGTTCTCACTGTGACGCTATGCATTTTGCGGAAGAGCTTACTGGCCGCTATAGAGAAAACCGACCAGGTTATGCAGGCATCGCCATATCAGACCCAAGCCATTTATCATGCGTGAGTAACGATTTTGGTTACGACTTCGTGTTTTCTCGCTATGTAGAAGCGGTCGGGCGCAGTGGCGATGTGTTGTTTGGGTTATCTACCTCTGGAAACTCTGGAAATATCATCCGAGCTATCGAAGCTGCAAAATTGAAAGGGATGAAAACAATTGCGTTAACTGGCAAAGACGGCGGAAAGATGGCCGGTATCGCTGACATAGAAATTAGAGTTCCTCATTTCGGATATGCGGATCGTATTCAAGAGATCCATATTAAAATTATCCATATAGTCATCCAGTTAATAGAAAAAGAGATGGAAGAACAAGGGTAAACATACTGCATTATAGTATACTGCCCCCAACGGTATATGGAGTTTGCGCTTAAGCTAAGCTCCATTTTAGTCTTAATATTTGGAAACTTGTATGAAACCTATTTTGCCTGAATACAGTCAATCGAATGTTTTAGTTATCGGTGATGTTATGCTTGACCGGTACTGGAATGGCCCAACAGGTCGTATCTCACCAGAAGCCCCTGTACCTGTTGTTAAAGTTGAAAACAACGAGGAACGTCCCGGTGGTGCAGCGAACGTTGCGATGAATATTGCTTCTCTAGGTGGCCACGTTCATATCATTGGTCTAACGGGCGATGATGAGCCAGCAAAAGTTCTCACTAATACGCTAAATGGCTTGAAGGTTCATTGTGACTTTGTCGCACTACCAGATTACCCAACCATTACCAAACTTCGAGTCATCAGTCGTGGACAGCAGTTAATTCGTCTAGATTTTGAAGATAAGTTTGCGAACATTGATCCTAAACTCGTATTGTCTCGCATGGAAAATGCGCTGCCAACGGCCAAGGCCGTCATATTGTCTGACTATGCGAAAGGCGCACTTGAGCACGCCCAACAGTTCATACAAAAGGCTCGAGCAGCCAACATTCCTGTATTTATTGATCCGAAAGGTGCCGATTTCGAACGCTATCGAGGGGCGACATTATTAACGCCAAATATGGCTGAATTCGAATTGAAGGTTGGCAAAATAAATTCAGAAGAAGAACTTATCGAGAAAGGATTAGCCCTAATCGAAGAGTTTGACTTCGAGGCGCTGCTTATTACACGTAGTGAACACGGTATGACGCTACTTCGTAAAGGCCTAGCGCCATTCCACCTTCCAACTCAAGCTCAAGAGGTATATGACGTAACTGGTGCTGGCGATACGGTTATCTCTGTATTAGCAGCCTCTGTTGCTGCTGGTAAACCATTAGATCAAGCCTGTGCATTAGCA is a genomic window of Vibrio algarum containing:
- a CDS encoding glycosyltransferase family 9 protein, with product MALFSSAPHSICVLRLSAIGDVCNTVAAVQAIQREWPTTKITWITGKLEAQLIQDLNGIEVVVFDKKQGWKAYTTLWKSLKGQRFDALLHMQYAIRASIATLGIKAKYKLGFDAIRSQDFQTWFTNVRVPSPNKTHVLDGLLAFCTELGVQDITPKWSIDYSESDGEWAKNQLSTQTRNVVIVPAASKAYKNWHAEGYIHVIKHAQSLGWNVLLAGSPAQIELDLAQQIEQALEKPVTNLVGKSSLKEMLALLDYADLVIAPDTGPAHMANAMNTPVLGLYAHHNPERTGPYQYTQYVVSAYEEAIKDETGKTPQELDWRARVKDKQAMNRIQPESVTAMFDKLVNDYSLSINLKSESEVSQ
- a CDS encoding O-antigen ligase family protein — encoded protein: MNFLQGKSISRLDSFWDVGRWGEILSYTFILLLPQAFKKDSREPAYLVRPLLFTLIVYIVLSGSRAPILVITLTTAFYFMFYNQKYLVRTIVIISFAATFLHFTFPDKIKPYEDRVVSIFNVQDEHSNIARLKMWEEAAIFAKKI
- the mutM gene encoding bifunctional DNA-formamidopyrimidine glycosylase/DNA-(apurinic or apyrimidinic site) lyase, encoding MPELPEVEVSRMGITPHLSGKTIKKIIIRQPKLRWMIPEELSQLSGQVILSIQRRAKYLLLKTEKGSIIVHLGMSGSLRVLHEGHEPSKHDHVDLLLTDGTILRYNDPRRFGAWLWQDKEQEHELFKHLGPEPLEESFNADYMLEKAQGKRVSMKQFIMDNKVVVGVGNIYANEALFLAKIHPETAAGKLKSSKWNKLVEVIKQVLATAIKQGGTTLKDFSQADGKPGYFAQELRVYGKAGEPCPICGESIQQLKIGQRNSYFCEKCQRKQR
- a CDS encoding glycosyltransferase family 32 protein is translated as MNDFPILVCNRLIRLTGNIFKILSYPFHFVLPKYRFTIPAHSPAKIRLSGERRIPRTIWQTNFTNKCSLPVYLNYLFNRLMSLNCDYNYVSTEARDDYMKENALPEVYDAYSRLTNGAAQADLWRLVVLNQQGGVYMDIDATLVWPLDKLLGNEDDALYIKISKNTRFTNYFIASLPSNNDLQKAIEQVVYNVNHYDPKMGVYFSTGPGVFDELFRDRDDVNSRDRKFVCIQGTFTNEYFQYIDKPRGKWTHINKEDLVKKRD
- a CDS encoding glycosyltransferase family 2 protein, with the protein product MAVSKPTLAVALIVKNESQHLKSCLDTVKDWVDEIVILDSGSSDDTEAVARQYTDKFYVNEKWPGFGPQRRLAQSYVESDFVLWLDADERVTTELKESILSAVEENKANTIYQFPRLSWVFGRYIRHCGWYPDRVLRLYPTALTQYNDALVHEKVEVSSSMTIANLKGDAIHYTYNDMRHYLVKSAGYAEAWAEQRQKKGKKSSLSQGIIHAITCFLKMYVIKAGFLDGKQGFLLSLLSAHSTFVKYADLWIKTSTEKPKD
- the waaA gene encoding lipid IV(A) 3-deoxy-D-manno-octulosonic acid transferase, which produces MFIRLCYTILLALAAPFLLFGLYKKKEGKPSVGHRWKEHFGVTPKLSMQSEPIWIHAVSVGEAIAATPLIKAIKQRHPEQSIVVTTTTPTGADQVAKLGELVEHRYMPIDFPFAIKGFLKALKPSQLLIMETELWPNTLHTVAKANIPITVMNARLSERSCQSYAKVQRVFDLLANELTHILCQHQDDAERFIRLGVERNKVSVTGSLKFDIEMDGSIIHSGASLREKLGKHRSIWIAASTHQGEDEQLISVHRKLLVTFPKALLVLVPRHPERFASVAKLCANQGFNTVLRTDEKASAESSQIYIGDTMGEMMTLIAASDICFMGGSLLGDKVGGHNLLEPAALGKPIVTGPSYYNFSDITKQLTLVNGAIVVAHEEALLSTLSDLFTNPKAVAKMGSAALKVVEQNRGALDKTLSAIL
- the coaD gene encoding pantetheine-phosphate adenylyltransferase, which produces MTEKRITKVLYPGTFDPITNGHLDLIERAALMFDEVLIAVASSPSKNTMFSLEKRVELAVEVTSHIPNVTAKGFSGLLVNFAKSEDSNLLIRGLRTTVDFEYEFGLTNMYRRLSPGLESVFLTPSEQYAFISSTIVRETAIHGGDVAQFVPPAVNTALIELTKNTSTLQ
- a CDS encoding 3-deoxy-D-manno-octulosonic acid kinase, with the translated sequence MKTIKKRNERIWYDEMLLNESPESIFDPKFWENSGNVLGSAQGRGTTWFVQTETIPAALRHYRRGGLFGKLVKDHYIFTGWDKTRSYQEFQLLLKLIQAGVNVPRPIAARAYKSHFSYQADLLSEKIENARDLVSILQQRTISDSLYHEIGKEIKKMHDTQVNHTDLNIHNILVDDTDKVWIIDFDKCCVEQGDNWKADNLSRLKRSFVKEVGKRSIKWSESDWGALFSGYGRK
- a CDS encoding glycosyltransferase family 9 protein yields the protein MKKILVVRNDKIGDFMLAWPSFAMLKKSMPDSHITALVPKYTIQLAKLCPWIDAVLVDPTEKGSKAKQQQLAKELKDSQFDASINLFSTTYNALLVWKAKIPFRLAPATKFAQIFYNKRIKQKRSQSAKPEFEYNLDLVRAFLNDIGQRVVEPNTPYLSFKSEELKIQKQKLATQLSLNSDKPWLFVHAGSGGSANNLSLQQYADLIAGIDKENEVVLTAGPGEEEKAEELKQLLEKSGKSSVVYDKNEGLVDFSRSIACADLFVAGSTGPLHIAAAIDVPTVGFFPRKRSATPLRWKPLNSEGRHLAFCPPEASDKENQVDMSRIDINTALKEINPWASQYLS
- the rpmG gene encoding 50S ribosomal protein L33 — encoded protein: MAKGIREKIKLVSSAGTGHFYTTDKNKRNMPGKFEIKKFDPVVRKHVMYKEAKIK
- a CDS encoding glycosyltransferase, with product MFDASIIISFYNNTKALGLILTALESQKDNFEVIIADDGSNDDAVKYVKDKIVTSPFAIKLVSQKDNGFRKNRILNKAISISSSEYLIFIDGDCIPQTNFVEDHLSNSEKGYLLNGRRVDLPEELGEELYTQANPESFFARNNLKVLALYLTSKGKNIEKGFRIKNKILLAFLNRKDKGIVGCNFSAFKSDLVLVNGFDNTYEAASIGEDTDIEFRMRGVGIKVKNVFYQANILHLMHKELPRTQAVLDIFEVTKKTQQYIALNGLEQAYNEN